A genome region from Dolichospermum compactum NIES-806 includes the following:
- a CDS encoding Uma2 family endonuclease, which produces MTYTPVSTLISLIDFLKLPETKPASEYIDGNIYQKPMPKGKHSAVQTFLAPAINQIATPKKIARAFTELRCTFGGRSIVPDISVFNWELIPLDDNGEIQNEFTIPPNWTIEILSPEQSSTRVINNILFCLKHGTELGWLIDPQERLIMTFLPNQLPEVKQNQDILPVLNTLTEWEISVEDIFRCLRLN; this is translated from the coding sequence ATGACTTATACTCCCGTCTCAACCCTAATCTCCTTAATAGACTTCCTGAAACTACCAGAAACAAAACCAGCTAGTGAATATATTGATGGTAACATCTACCAAAAACCCATGCCTAAAGGTAAACACAGCGCAGTACAAACATTTTTAGCACCTGCTATTAATCAAATAGCTACACCGAAAAAAATAGCTCGTGCATTTACAGAATTGCGTTGTACCTTTGGAGGTCGTTCTATTGTTCCAGATATCAGTGTTTTTAATTGGGAATTAATTCCTCTTGATGATAACGGTGAAATTCAGAATGAGTTTACAATTCCTCCAAATTGGACAATTGAAATTTTATCACCGGAACAAAGTTCAACCCGTGTAATTAATAATATTTTGTTCTGTTTAAAGCATGGCACAGAATTAGGCTGGCTTATTGATCCTCAAGAACGCTTAATCATGACTTTTTTACCTAATCAACTACCAGAAGTTAAGCAGAATCAAGATATTTTACCTGTATTAAATACTCTAACAGAATGGGAAATATCTGTTGAGGATATATTTAGGTGTCTCCGTCTTAATTAA
- a CDS encoding RAMP superfamily CRISPR-associated protein, with the protein MTYSQPNRPTPKNSSPSENPKPYDFVSFPQERPNLQRPFGHHKYDQNRLHGTIYLTLKVQTSLHISTGAVVLGSDIGSKISLLKTMIQGVDAKLSIQGSSLKGCIRSVYEAITNSTLGAVTSKYKEKVPAERLPCKNKENLCPASRVFGALDWQGLLDFNDANCERIGFSTGFMPSLYAPRPNCDAYYQRGKLAGRKFYYNMSKAIEKGQKDGISVQQAGKEYTFKTQVTFKNLLPEELGTLLIVLGQDKKYPIALKVGGGKPIGMGTMTVNVDKINQPQNLKQRYSSYQVSENDDLTGDKLQQFIQKKIQAAHSTKLIQKEQLEQLAAILRYPNDRPAPSGMY; encoded by the coding sequence ATGACTTATTCGCAACCAAACAGACCTACTCCAAAGAATTCATCTCCGTCGGAAAATCCCAAGCCTTATGATTTTGTTTCATTTCCTCAAGAAAGACCTAATTTACAACGTCCTTTTGGACATCATAAATATGATCAAAATCGTTTACATGGGACAATTTACCTGACTTTAAAAGTCCAAACATCATTGCATATTTCCACAGGTGCAGTAGTTTTAGGGAGTGATATAGGTAGTAAAATTTCTCTCCTTAAAACTATGATTCAGGGAGTTGATGCTAAATTATCAATTCAAGGAAGTTCTTTAAAAGGTTGTATTCGTTCCGTATATGAAGCAATTACTAATAGCACATTAGGTGCAGTTACTTCTAAATACAAAGAAAAAGTTCCTGCTGAACGTTTACCTTGTAAAAATAAAGAAAACCTTTGTCCAGCTAGTCGGGTATTTGGTGCATTAGATTGGCAAGGTTTGTTAGACTTTAATGATGCTAATTGTGAAAGAATTGGCTTTTCTACAGGATTTATGCCTTCTTTATATGCTCCTCGTCCCAACTGTGACGCATATTATCAGCGAGGTAAATTAGCTGGACGTAAGTTTTATTATAATATGTCCAAAGCTATTGAAAAAGGACAAAAAGACGGAATTTCTGTCCAACAAGCAGGAAAGGAATATACTTTTAAAACACAAGTAACTTTTAAGAATTTACTTCCCGAAGAATTAGGAACATTATTAATTGTTTTGGGACAAGATAAAAAATATCCCATTGCTTTAAAGGTTGGTGGTGGTAAACCAATTGGAATGGGAACAATGACAGTAAATGTTGATAAAATCAATCAACCGCAAAACTTAAAACAGCGTTATTCATCCTATCAAGTGAGTGAAAATGATGATTTAACAGGAGATAAATTACAGCAATTTATCCAAAAAAAAATTCAAGCTGCACATTCAACAAAGTTAATTCAAAAAGAACAATTAGAACAACTTGCAGCTATTTTACGTTATCCCAATGATAGACCAGCACCATCAGGAATGTACTAA
- a CDS encoding amidohydrolase family protein, translating to MTKYSKLKSSPSAAVRANLDYPVIDTDVHTNDFTPALEDYIAHYGGVKLVDELRKAESSRLNSKSEGKDWYQQTPEERQNNRTIRSPWWARVTRNTLDLATYTLPALLYERQAEQGSDYSVLFPNNALAAAGASKENRQLLQRAINHYHADIYRQYSDRLTVVAGIPMTTPQEAIEELEFAVKTLGLKVANIPGGVRRPIKAIADKYPADQFPEVGKYASYIDFFGLDSEYNYDPFWAKAVELGVPLTTHYGSQGWTGRSSISNYMNNHIGHFADGSQAFAKALFFGGVTRRFPQLRVGMLEGGADWGAHVYIHLVDRFSKRSLEGLQNYNPDLANPHELFELFAEYGGEITQGHSLTKEELTKSVLGASFNRHSRSPVGSELEDFGAAGIQSIEDIRDRWVNSFFFGSESDDRTIAAAFNDKANPLGVKLNAIYSSDVGHWDVPDLTAPLAESWDLVRECVISEADFKAYVFGNPHKFYTEANPDFFKGTAVESKLPKTESQLVDKTLVSV from the coding sequence ATGACTAAATATAGCAAATTGAAAAGCTCCCCCTCCGCCGCAGTTAGAGCCAATCTGGATTATCCTGTCATTGATACTGATGTTCACACTAATGATTTTACTCCTGCCCTTGAGGATTATATTGCTCACTACGGCGGTGTGAAGCTGGTAGATGAATTACGCAAGGCTGAATCTTCCCGTCTCAATTCCAAGAGTGAAGGTAAGGACTGGTATCAACAAACTCCAGAAGAACGTCAGAACAACCGCACAATTCGATCGCCTTGGTGGGCTAGAGTTACCCGTAATACCTTAGATTTGGCAACCTATACCCTCCCTGCACTCCTCTATGAACGTCAAGCGGAGCAAGGATCAGATTATTCTGTACTATTTCCTAATAATGCCTTAGCTGCGGCTGGTGCAAGTAAGGAGAATCGTCAATTATTGCAACGGGCGATTAATCACTATCATGCCGATATTTACCGTCAATATAGCGATCGCCTCACTGTGGTAGCTGGTATTCCCATGACTACCCCCCAAGAAGCGATTGAAGAGTTGGAGTTTGCAGTAAAAACACTGGGATTGAAAGTGGCAAATATCCCCGGTGGTGTCAGACGACCAATTAAAGCGATCGCAGATAAATACCCAGCCGATCAATTCCCCGAAGTTGGCAAATATGCCTCCTATATTGACTTTTTCGGTCTAGATAGTGAATACAACTATGATCCCTTCTGGGCTAAAGCCGTTGAATTAGGCGTACCTCTCACTACCCATTACGGTAGTCAAGGATGGACTGGACGCTCCTCCATTAGTAACTATATGAATAACCATATCGGTCACTTTGCCGATGGTTCACAAGCATTTGCGAAAGCCTTGTTCTTCGGTGGTGTAACTAGACGCTTCCCACAATTGCGTGTGGGGATGCTAGAGGGTGGTGCAGACTGGGGCGCTCACGTCTACATTCATTTAGTAGATCGTTTCTCCAAACGTAGTTTAGAAGGACTGCAAAACTACAACCCAGATTTAGCTAACCCCCATGAGTTGTTCGAGTTGTTTGCAGAATATGGTGGAGAAATTACTCAAGGACATTCCCTAACCAAAGAGGAATTAACTAAGAGTGTATTGGGAGCTTCCTTCAACCGTCATAGCCGTTCACCAGTGGGTAGTGAATTAGAGGATTTTGGTGCAGCAGGGATTCAATCAATTGAAGATATCCGCGATCGCTGGGTGAACAGTTTCTTCTTTGGTTCTGAATCTGATGATCGCACCATTGCAGCAGCATTCAACGATAAAGCCAACCCCTTGGGAGTCAAACTCAATGCTATCTACTCCTCAGATGTTGGTCACTGGGATGTACCCGATCTCACCGCACCTTTAGCGGAAAGCTGGGATTTGGTAAGAGAATGTGTGATTTCCGAAGCTGACTTCAAAGCTTATGTATTCGGCAATCCTCATAAATTCTACACTGAAGCTAACCCTGATTTCTTCAAGGGAACAGCAGTAGAATCCAAACTACCTAAGACTGAATCTCAATTGGTGGATAAGACATTGGTGAGTGTGTAA
- a CDS encoding putative CRISPR-associated protein: MPRLVVSTVGTSLLTNQIDVFTDSEECFAEIQASANHTEEEISNRAKEIILELKDRAEDKIYNAKNSKQIRDASAELNGIYGLYDRKLEQGKSDIHWLIATDTYQGQITAQIVQEFLQKEGINAHIQQPKKLSTYNTDRFSYGIDELLEWWDTIFLAHKNTHDIYFNLAGGFKAMQGYANTIGMLYGAEIIYIFEGNLDYITIPKLPIKIDYSVIKPAQFALMASKSVDIYIKLSELKGVPDSLISKIGDEATLNNWGRLLWNRDKDNFFTQELIEFPRLIYEKSFHKDYERRTVDEKIKFELHSALSEISAIMLKFNGDTSRIDPKFKYRRYEGSQKCEGGLRKNEIDHFYLNKNEGWRVSCVVDTIQDSTQKKVKFLRMRHVGEHDYVNDNP, encoded by the coding sequence ATGCCAAGACTTGTAGTATCTACAGTAGGAACAAGTTTATTAACTAATCAAATTGATGTTTTTACTGATTCAGAAGAATGCTTTGCAGAAATACAAGCATCTGCAAATCATACAGAGGAAGAAATTAGCAATAGAGCTAAAGAAATTATTCTGGAGTTAAAAGATAGAGCAGAAGATAAAATATACAATGCTAAAAATAGTAAGCAAATTAGAGATGCAAGTGCTGAACTGAATGGTATTTATGGTTTATATGATAGAAAACTTGAACAGGGTAAATCTGATATTCATTGGTTAATTGCTACAGATACTTATCAAGGTCAAATCACTGCACAAATTGTCCAAGAATTTTTGCAAAAGGAAGGAATCAACGCTCATATTCAACAACCAAAAAAACTTTCTACATACAACACTGACAGATTCTCATACGGAATTGATGAGCTTTTAGAATGGTGGGATACAATATTTTTAGCACATAAAAATACCCATGATATTTATTTTAATCTTGCTGGTGGTTTTAAAGCTATGCAAGGTTACGCAAACACCATAGGAATGTTATATGGTGCTGAAATTATCTATATATTTGAAGGGAATTTAGACTATATCACAATACCTAAATTACCAATAAAAATTGACTATTCTGTTATTAAACCTGCTCAATTTGCTCTGATGGCATCGAAATCTGTAGATATTTATATCAAATTGTCAGAACTTAAAGGTGTGCCAGATAGCTTAATATCTAAAATTGGAGATGAAGCAACTCTAAATAATTGGGGACGTTTGCTTTGGAATAGAGATAAGGATAATTTTTTTACACAGGAGTTAATAGAATTTCCTCGCTTGATTTATGAAAAATCCTTTCATAAAGATTATGAACGGCGTACTGTTGATGAAAAAATAAAATTTGAGTTACATTCCGCACTTTCAGAAATATCTGCAATTATGCTGAAATTTAATGGAGATACCAGCCGTATTGATCCGAAGTTTAAATACAGAAGATACGAAGGTAGCCAAAAGTGTGAAGGTGGATTAAGAAAAAATGAAATTGACCATTTTTATCTTAATAAAAATGAAGGTTGGCGAGTAAGTTGTGTAGTAGATACAATTCAGGATTCTACACAGAAAAAAGTAAAATTTTTACGTATGCGTCATGTTGGTGAACATGATTATGTCAACGATAACCCATAA
- a CDS encoding RAMP superfamily CRISPR-associated protein codes for MHKKFVNHCTIDLTIIPDGPILIKSGKEGADPTKPDMEFVETYHAGGHTIYLPGSSLKGAIRAHTERIVRTVGDEKPNTKNLPWANDPLNDKYDYLKNIKSSSDIYKLSSFTDQMFGNTSIASRIRIEDAYPDNSKVVKTEERNGVAIDRVFGSVAVGPFNYQVCTAGEFKTKLHLKNFTLAQLGLIGLVLRDLHDGWFGLGFAKSRGLGTVEIKLNQAVVQYPGCILSEDKKEICAFGTNKKWRNTHLLGVGEFLTKDEANLYSFLSEDRQDSPVAAQEMELGFGVQLTWKEGTVNDLFERSVRSWSQLLGVTK; via the coding sequence ATGCACAAAAAATTTGTAAATCATTGCACCATAGATTTAACCATCATTCCCGATGGACCAATTCTGATTAAATCTGGAAAAGAAGGAGCAGATCCTACAAAGCCAGATATGGAATTTGTGGAAACCTATCACGCTGGAGGACATACTATATATTTACCAGGAAGCAGTTTAAAAGGTGCAATTCGCGCTCATACTGAACGGATTGTCAGAACAGTAGGAGATGAAAAGCCTAACACTAAAAACCTACCTTGGGCTAATGATCCATTAAATGATAAATACGACTATTTGAAAAATATCAAATCGTCTAGTGATATTTATAAGCTTTCTTCCTTTACAGATCAAATGTTTGGTAATACTTCTATTGCAAGTAGAATCAGAATAGAGGATGCTTATCCAGATAATTCTAAAGTAGTAAAAACTGAAGAAAGAAACGGCGTTGCAATAGATAGAGTATTTGGTTCTGTTGCTGTTGGACCATTTAATTATCAAGTTTGCACTGCGGGAGAATTTAAAACGAAATTACATTTAAAAAACTTCACTCTTGCACAGTTAGGTTTAATTGGTTTAGTATTACGTGATTTACATGATGGTTGGTTTGGCTTAGGTTTTGCTAAATCTCGCGGTTTGGGTACTGTAGAGATTAAGTTAAATCAAGCAGTTGTGCAATATCCTGGTTGTATTTTATCAGAAGATAAAAAAGAAATTTGTGCCTTTGGTACTAACAAAAAATGGCGAAATACCCATCTTTTAGGAGTTGGTGAATTTCTAACAAAGGATGAAGCAAATTTATATAGTTTTCTATCAGAAGATCGTCAAGATTCACCAGTTGCAGCCCAAGAAATGGAATTGGGTTTTGGTGTGCAACTAACTTGGAAGGAAGGAACAGTTAATGATTTATTTGAGCGCAGTGTAAGGTCTTGGAGTCAATTATTAGGAGTTACAAAATGA
- a CDS encoding RAMP superfamily CRISPR-associated protein yields MIQLQELIENNRQIKTYTITAIIDSALCVGAGGSSGSLADKTIVRNSENNLLVPGSQIKGKVRHECEKILRSLNWEISESPNAGRMVIRRDNAPDKFQRSEYEVPRYDNTYHCLISQIFGDPVLPSRVIFDDLIYTEDPENLPEIIRPGVTINRRRRTGEENKLYFLETSPANAKLKFQGKIHIQPSWKPEIPDYTKVLILIGLKQIYALGGSKSAGLGWLHWELEELENELRNMNLTEIWEFMGKGEIK; encoded by the coding sequence ATGATACAACTTCAAGAATTAATAGAAAATAATAGGCAAATTAAAACTTACACAATTACTGCTATAATTGACTCAGCTTTATGTGTAGGTGCTGGAGGTTCATCTGGTTCTTTAGCAGATAAAACTATTGTCCGTAATTCAGAAAATAATTTATTAGTTCCTGGTTCACAAATTAAAGGAAAAGTGCGTCATGAATGTGAGAAAATACTAAGAAGTTTAAATTGGGAAATTTCTGAATCTCCCAACGCGGGAAGAATGGTAATTAGAAGAGATAACGCACCAGATAAATTTCAACGTTCTGAATATGAAGTACCAAGATATGACAACACATATCATTGCTTAATTAGTCAGATTTTTGGTGATCCAGTTTTACCTTCAAGAGTAATTTTTGACGATTTGATTTATACAGAAGATCCAGAAAATCTACCAGAAATTATTCGTCCTGGAGTAACTATCAACCGTCGTCGTCGGACTGGGGAAGAAAATAAACTTTATTTTTTAGAAACATCACCAGCAAATGCAAAACTTAAATTTCAGGGAAAAATACATATTCAACCAAGTTGGAAACCAGAAATACCAGATTATACAAAGGTTTTAATTTTGATAGGTTTAAAACAAATATATGCTTTAGGTGGTAGTAAGTCTGCTGGTTTAGGTTGGTTACATTGGGAATTAGAAGAGTTAGAGAATGAATTAAGAAATATGAATTTAACAGAAATTTGGGAATTTATGGGAAAAGGTGAGATAAAATGA
- the csx7 gene encoding type III CRISPR-associated RAMP protein Csx7: MFDTFKNRLEITGILTTITALRISAGRSTEPIGTDLPVIKDALGQPLIPGSSFKGALRSRLESFLRGIDDSFAANPAIESEWSITSQDMKQLKDTCDNDQILTQEIIKKTDLISRLFGSPWIASKFQVRDLTVVPDTWFGQYQERDGVSIDRDTETAADGKLYDFQVVPAGTQFEFRAVVENAEDWELGLLMMGLHQFETEQIPLGGGRSRGLGVVKLDIEKMDWVNVENDPGKLLTYLQELVNSKIGDKLPSYQDGKQSKQKWTEALINYLRDHLPNHPPRTEVPG, from the coding sequence ATGTTTGACACATTCAAAAACCGCCTGGAAATCACAGGAATACTAACAACAATCACCGCATTAAGAATTAGTGCGGGACGTTCCACTGAACCTATTGGAACAGATTTACCCGTCATCAAGGACGCATTAGGACAACCATTAATCCCCGGTTCTAGCTTTAAAGGTGCATTAAGATCCCGTCTTGAAAGTTTCCTTAGAGGTATTGATGATAGCTTTGCAGCTAACCCAGCAATAGAAAGTGAATGGTCAATTACATCTCAGGATATGAAACAGTTAAAAGATACCTGTGATAACGACCAGATTTTAACTCAAGAAATCATCAAAAAAACAGATTTAATCTCTCGTCTTTTTGGTTCACCTTGGATAGCAAGTAAATTTCAAGTCCGCGATTTAACCGTAGTACCTGACACCTGGTTTGGACAATATCAAGAAAGAGACGGAGTATCAATAGATAGAGACACTGAAACAGCAGCAGACGGTAAACTTTATGACTTTCAAGTAGTACCAGCAGGAACACAATTTGAATTTCGTGCAGTAGTGGAAAATGCAGAAGATTGGGAACTGGGACTATTGATGATGGGATTACATCAATTTGAAACAGAACAAATTCCCCTTGGTGGTGGACGTTCTCGCGGTTTAGGAGTTGTTAAACTAGATATAGAAAAAATGGATTGGGTTAATGTTGAGAATGATCCTGGAAAATTATTAACCTATTTACAAGAATTAGTTAATAGTAAAATAGGTGATAAGTTACCTAGCTATCAAGACGGTAAACAATCCAAACAAAAATGGACTGAAGCACTTATTAATTATTTAAGAGATCATTTACCCAATCACCCACCCAGAACTGAAGTTCCGGGCTAA
- the csx10 gene encoding type III-D CRISPR-associated RAMP protein Csx10 — translation MKRIELQIKALSPLAISRQKPGGSISECEDYIPGSVIRGAVAGEILKQSGQQFIDLSKNGGDFQALFLDDEPAIFQNAYPANVAEKSSIFNQKSIKKIQLLPTTALSSKNNPGFCRKRNGKYSTDNNGVFDSLIDRFCSDYHGLAYDPNCPKDGKRVEPYSGFYSTINGMYYNASLSKRLLTKVGINRRRATSEEEILYSIEVINESGSNNKNHSFFRSYILFPDNLENIGDKLHQFINNNHQTFRLGGSTSRGLGKVEINAKIGEFTNNIQEKIELFNSKLDKRWEQWSIFGNSIKELPQKTYFTLDLQADTILTENWQRTTVISPAMLQQFTGVDDSSLEIHTAYSSYDYRSGWNAAWGLMKDVELITNKGAVYLFSTSHPEKWYSALANLELTGVGERTCEGFGQVEICNEFHLVMREDAV, via the coding sequence ATGAAGAGAATAGAATTACAGATTAAAGCTTTATCTCCTTTAGCAATTTCTCGACAAAAACCAGGAGGTTCTATTAGTGAATGTGAAGATTATATTCCTGGTAGTGTAATTCGTGGTGCGGTTGCGGGTGAGATTTTAAAACAATCTGGTCAACAGTTTATTGATTTAAGTAAAAATGGGGGTGATTTTCAGGCTTTGTTTTTAGATGATGAACCTGCTATTTTTCAAAATGCTTATCCTGCGAATGTAGCTGAAAAGAGTAGTATTTTCAATCAAAAAAGCATCAAGAAAATACAATTATTACCTACAACCGCTTTAAGTTCCAAAAATAACCCAGGATTTTGTAGAAAGAGAAATGGTAAATATTCAACTGATAATAATGGTGTTTTTGATAGCTTGATAGACAGGTTTTGTTCAGATTATCATGGTTTAGCTTATGATCCTAATTGTCCAAAAGATGGAAAACGAGTTGAGCCATATAGTGGGTTTTATAGCACAATAAATGGAATGTATTATAATGCTTCATTAAGTAAACGTCTTTTAACAAAAGTTGGTATTAATCGCAGAAGAGCAACATCTGAAGAGGAAATACTATACAGTATTGAAGTCATCAATGAATCTGGTTCTAACAATAAGAATCATTCATTTTTTAGATCATATATTTTATTCCCAGACAATTTAGAAAATATAGGAGATAAGTTACATCAGTTCATAAATAATAATCATCAAACTTTCCGCCTTGGCGGTTCAACTTCACGAGGTTTAGGAAAAGTAGAAATTAATGCTAAAATAGGAGAGTTTACAAATAATATTCAAGAAAAAATAGAATTATTTAACTCTAAATTGGATAAACGTTGGGAACAATGGTCAATTTTTGGTAATTCAATTAAAGAGTTACCGCAAAAAACATATTTTACGTTAGATTTACAAGCAGATACAATTTTAACGGAAAATTGGCAACGCACAACGGTAATTTCTCCAGCCATGTTACAACAATTTACAGGAGTAGATGATTCATCTTTAGAAATTCATACTGCTTACAGTAGTTATGACTATCGTTCTGGTTGGAATGCTGCTTGGGGGTTAATGAAAGATGTAGAATTAATAACTAATAAAGGTGCTGTTTACTTATTTAGTACCTCACACCCGGAAAAATGGTATTCAGCTTTAGCTAACTTAGAATTAACAGGAGTCGGTGAAAGAACTTGCGAAGGTTTTGGACAGGTAGAAATTTGTAATGAGTTTCATTTAGTAATGAGAGAGGATGCTGTATGA
- a CDS encoding DEAD/DEAH box helicase family protein, with the protein MIDEHFQTLTTFPPRNFQREAITKLLHRQDILLRAPTGSGKTETAIAPFL; encoded by the coding sequence ATGATAGATGAACACTTCCAAACCCTAACCACATTCCCCCCACGCAACTTTCAACGAGAAGCCATTACTAAACTCCTCCACCGTCAAGACATCCTTCTCCGCGCCCCCACAGGGTCAGGGAAAACCGAAACAGCGATCGCCCCTTTCCTCTAA
- a CDS encoding Uma2 family endonuclease: protein MTLTKTRLTFDQFLNYDFPEEGRYELVNGEIMRIQATRKHDNLAEFIADTFKLEVKRLNLNYRVSGRISIRTLTTSGKEQGRVPDVSLVDRNLWDANLSAYTAFIEPLQLAVEIVSTNWEDDYIDKLEEYQRLGISEYWIVDYLAIGSRNYLGNPKEPTIFVYILNEQGVYQLNAYRGTDIIISPTFPELNITVDQVFAA, encoded by the coding sequence ATGACTCTAACTAAAACCCGACTTACCTTTGATCAATTCCTCAACTACGACTTTCCCGAAGAAGGTCGTTATGAACTTGTAAATGGAGAAATCATGCGGATACAAGCAACTAGAAAACATGATAACTTAGCAGAATTTATCGCTGATACTTTTAAATTAGAGGTTAAACGTCTGAATCTCAATTACAGAGTATCGGGAAGGATTTCCATTAGAACTTTAACAACCAGTGGTAAAGAACAAGGTCGTGTTCCTGATGTTAGCCTAGTAGATAGAAATTTGTGGGATGCTAACTTATCCGCTTACACTGCCTTTATTGAACCATTACAATTAGCAGTAGAAATAGTTTCCACAAATTGGGAAGATGACTATATAGATAAATTAGAAGAATATCAACGTTTAGGTATTTCTGAATATTGGATAGTTGATTATTTAGCTATTGGTAGTCGTAATTATTTAGGTAATCCCAAAGAACCAACAATTTTTGTATATATTCTCAATGAACAAGGCGTTTATCAATTAAATGCTTATAGAGGTACAGATATAATTATCTCCCCAACTTTTCCAGAATTAAATATTACAGTTGATCAAGTTTTTGCAGCATAG